Proteins encoded together in one Nyctibius grandis isolate bNycGra1 chromosome 1, bNycGra1.pri, whole genome shotgun sequence window:
- the LOC137669018 gene encoding activator of 90 kDa heat shock protein ATPase homolog 2-like isoform X1, with protein sequence MARWGQGDPRWIVEERADATNVNNWHWTERDATGWSKSKLKEVLVGLVVEGEAGRCEISDLKHVEGEASCNSRRGKLIFFYEWNLRLSWRGTVKESGEKHKGSVEIPNLSEENEVDDTEINVSKKKGEGDVLKDLMRTEGTTKVREALRDYLKALKTEFTLGMILPTKATVGQELAAERKPSGNTMQDSASPQSLDIVGVKIPTVKILMREIFNSPADELYSIFTTKEVSDTFSRQYNWRRMLLQLKSCLVQKFSKCPAVIEAEKGGKLQMFDGCVSGEYAELVPSQRIVLKWRCRSWPEEHYATVALNFKDVAAQTELQLECKGVPVSNEDSTRQCWKKQYFEEIHILLQQSKDNME encoded by the exons ATGGCcaggtggggacagggggacccGCGCTGGATCGTGGAGGAGCGCGCGGACGCCACCAACGTCAACAACTGGCACtg GACGGAGCGGGACGCGACCGGCTGGTCGAAGAGCAAACTGAAGGaggtgctggtggggctggtggtggaggGCGAGGCCGGGCGCTGCGAGATCAGCGACCTGAAGCACGTGGAAGGCGAAGCGTCCTGCAACAGCCGCAGAGGGAAACTCATCTTCTTCTACGAGTGGAACCTGCGCCTCAGCTGGAGAG GTACAGTGAAAGAGTCTGGTGAGAAACATAAGGGATCTGTTGAAATTCCTAACctgtcagaagaaaatgaggTAGATGATACAGAG atAAACGTCAGcaaaaagaagggggaaggcGATGTTCTGAAGGACCTTATGAGAACTGAAGGAACCACAAAAGTCAGAGAGGCCCTGAGAGATTACCTGAAAGCACTTAAAACAG AGTTTACCTTGGGAATGATTCTGCCAACAAAAGCTACCGTTGGTCAGGAGCTGGCCGCTGAGCGAAAACCAAGTGGGAACACCATGCAA GATTCTGCTTCCCCACAGTCTTTGGATATAGTTGGTGTAAAAATTCCAACAGTGAAGATACTTATGAGAGAAATCTTCAACTCCCCAGCAGATGAACTTTACAGTATCTTCACAACTAAGGAAGTAAGTGATACTTTCAGTAGGCAATATAACTGGAGGAGGATGCTGTTGCAGCTGAAGAGTTGT TTGGTACAGAAGTTTTCTAAGTGTCCTGCTGTGATCGAGGCTGAGAAAGGTGGCAAACTTCAGATGTTTGATGGCTGTGTCAGTGGTGAATATGCAGAACTG GTCCCAAGCCAAAGAATTGTCCTGAAGTGGAGGTGTCGAAGCTGGCCTGAGG aacATTATGCAACAGTTGCCTTGAATTTCAAGGATGTGGCTGCTCAAACGGAACTGCAGTTAGAGTGCAAAGGAGTTCCTGTCTCTAACGAAGATAGTACGAGACAATGTTGGAAGAAGcagtattttgaagaaatacatattttactgCAGCAATCCAAAGACAATATGGAATGA
- the LOC137669018 gene encoding activator of 90 kDa heat shock protein ATPase homolog 2-like isoform X2: MARWGQGDPRWIVEERADATNVNNWHWTERDATGWSKSKLKEVLVGLVVEGEAGRCEISDLKHVEGEASCNSRRGKLIFFYEWNLRLSWRGTVKESGEKHKGSVEIPNLSEENEVDDTEINVSKKKGEGDVLKDLMRTEGTTKVREALRDYLKALKTEFTLGMILPTKATVGQELAAERKPSGNTMQDSASPQSLDIVGVKIPTVKILMREIFNSPADELYSIFTTKELVQKFSKCPAVIEAEKGGKLQMFDGCVSGEYAELVPSQRIVLKWRCRSWPEEHYATVALNFKDVAAQTELQLECKGVPVSNEDSTRQCWKKQYFEEIHILLQQSKDNME; encoded by the exons ATGGCcaggtggggacagggggacccGCGCTGGATCGTGGAGGAGCGCGCGGACGCCACCAACGTCAACAACTGGCACtg GACGGAGCGGGACGCGACCGGCTGGTCGAAGAGCAAACTGAAGGaggtgctggtggggctggtggtggaggGCGAGGCCGGGCGCTGCGAGATCAGCGACCTGAAGCACGTGGAAGGCGAAGCGTCCTGCAACAGCCGCAGAGGGAAACTCATCTTCTTCTACGAGTGGAACCTGCGCCTCAGCTGGAGAG GTACAGTGAAAGAGTCTGGTGAGAAACATAAGGGATCTGTTGAAATTCCTAACctgtcagaagaaaatgaggTAGATGATACAGAG atAAACGTCAGcaaaaagaagggggaaggcGATGTTCTGAAGGACCTTATGAGAACTGAAGGAACCACAAAAGTCAGAGAGGCCCTGAGAGATTACCTGAAAGCACTTAAAACAG AGTTTACCTTGGGAATGATTCTGCCAACAAAAGCTACCGTTGGTCAGGAGCTGGCCGCTGAGCGAAAACCAAGTGGGAACACCATGCAA GATTCTGCTTCCCCACAGTCTTTGGATATAGTTGGTGTAAAAATTCCAACAGTGAAGATACTTATGAGAGAAATCTTCAACTCCCCAGCAGATGAACTTTACAGTATCTTCACAACTAAGGAA TTGGTACAGAAGTTTTCTAAGTGTCCTGCTGTGATCGAGGCTGAGAAAGGTGGCAAACTTCAGATGTTTGATGGCTGTGTCAGTGGTGAATATGCAGAACTG GTCCCAAGCCAAAGAATTGTCCTGAAGTGGAGGTGTCGAAGCTGGCCTGAGG aacATTATGCAACAGTTGCCTTGAATTTCAAGGATGTGGCTGCTCAAACGGAACTGCAGTTAGAGTGCAAAGGAGTTCCTGTCTCTAACGAAGATAGTACGAGACAATGTTGGAAGAAGcagtattttgaagaaatacatattttactgCAGCAATCCAAAGACAATATGGAATGA